A single Streptomyces sp. 2114.4 DNA region contains:
- the dgt gene encoding dGTP triphosphohydrolase: protein MRPATYSDEDLEQHSLRRRVPDDGQRSGFEHDVDRILYSTQWRALAGKSQVVASAELGAYHTRLTHSMKVAQLGRRMAERLERRYGGPNPALVEAACMAHDIGHPPFGHAGELALRATMDDLHFADGVLDSFEGNAQTLRVLTFLAAHKYPGHRGLHLTRACLDAATKYPWERAPVDQDPARHVKWGVYVADREAFSWVRAGRTDTAVPVEEQVMDWADDVTYACHDVEDFYRTGLIPLAALFPPDGAAGADTERETRRFLDYVQAKRAREGEPFDRDAALVMMADIGKRLAVPAPYSGSHEDAVAVNRRTSDLISYFTRGIELEVGGEAAIRYGARLVIPPERRAACDLLKELVWCYVIDRPALATQQHGKRRVVSELLRWTHDAPELLPPDRAEELALHGDRLRACADHVASLTEDQALALHRRLSGTGLGSVNDNVWL from the coding sequence ATGCGACCTGCCACATACAGCGATGAGGACCTCGAGCAGCACTCCCTCCGACGACGGGTGCCCGACGACGGGCAGCGGTCCGGCTTCGAGCACGACGTCGACCGGATCCTGTATTCGACCCAGTGGCGGGCGCTGGCCGGCAAGAGCCAGGTGGTGGCGAGCGCCGAGCTGGGCGCGTACCACACCCGGCTGACCCACTCCATGAAGGTGGCGCAGCTCGGCCGGAGGATGGCGGAGCGGCTGGAGCGCCGGTACGGCGGGCCCAACCCGGCGCTCGTCGAGGCGGCGTGCATGGCTCACGACATAGGCCACCCGCCCTTCGGGCACGCCGGTGAGCTGGCGCTGCGCGCCACGATGGACGACCTGCACTTCGCGGACGGTGTGCTGGACAGCTTCGAGGGCAATGCGCAGACCCTGCGGGTGCTGACCTTTCTCGCCGCCCACAAATACCCGGGCCATCGCGGACTGCACCTGACCCGCGCCTGTCTGGACGCCGCCACCAAATACCCGTGGGAGCGGGCGCCTGTCGACCAGGACCCGGCGCGGCATGTGAAGTGGGGGGTGTACGTCGCCGACCGGGAGGCGTTCTCCTGGGTGCGGGCCGGCCGTACGGACACCGCCGTACCGGTCGAGGAGCAGGTCATGGACTGGGCGGACGATGTCACCTACGCCTGCCACGACGTGGAGGACTTCTACCGTACGGGTCTGATCCCGCTGGCCGCGCTGTTCCCGCCGGACGGGGCGGCAGGCGCCGACACCGAGCGGGAGACCCGCCGTTTCCTGGACTACGTACAGGCCAAGCGGGCGCGCGAGGGCGAGCCCTTCGACCGTGACGCGGCGCTGGTGATGATGGCGGACATCGGCAAGCGGCTGGCGGTACCCGCCCCGTACAGCGGCAGCCATGAGGACGCGGTCGCGGTCAATCGCCGCACCTCCGATCTGATCTCGTACTTCACCCGTGGGATCGAGCTGGAGGTGGGCGGCGAGGCGGCGATCCGCTACGGCGCGCGGCTGGTGATCCCGCCGGAGCGGCGGGCCGCCTGCGATCTGCTCAAGGAGCTGGTGTGGTGCTACGTCATCGACCGGCCCGCACTGGCCACCCAGCAGCACGGCAAGCGGCGGGTGGTGAGCGAGCTGCTGCGCTGGACCCATGACGCACCCGAGCTGCTGCCGCCGGACCGCGCCGAGGAGCTGGCGCTGCACGGCGACCGGCTGCGTGCCTGTGCCGACCATGTGGCCTCGTTGACCGAGGACCAGGCGCTGGCCCTGCACCGGCGGCTGTCCGGCACCGGCCTGGGGTCGGTCAACGACAACGTGTGGCTGTGA
- the nadE gene encoding ammonia-dependent NAD(+) synthetase, whose product MTDPASKALQQEIARDLQVTASFDAEQEIERRVAFLTERLTSTGLRSLVLGISGGVDSTTTGRLCQLAVERARAAGHEATFYAMRLPYGVQADEKDAQRALEFIRADRELTVDIRPASDAALRAAMDGGLVFRDAHHQDFVQGNIKARQRMIAQYAVAGAHDGLVVGTDHAAEAVSGFFTKFGDGAADVVPLTGLTKRRVRAVAAALGAPGELVHKVPTADLETLDPGKPDEDALGVSYDQIDDYLEGHPVDAAAAYAIVRRYRLTEHKRALPIAP is encoded by the coding sequence GTGACCGACCCGGCGTCCAAGGCCCTGCAGCAGGAGATCGCCCGGGATCTCCAGGTGACCGCGTCCTTCGACGCCGAGCAGGAGATCGAACGCCGGGTGGCCTTCCTCACGGAGCGGCTGACCTCCACGGGCCTGCGCTCGCTGGTCCTGGGGATCAGCGGCGGCGTCGACTCCACGACCACGGGCCGGCTCTGCCAGCTCGCCGTGGAGCGGGCCCGCGCCGCCGGGCACGAGGCGACGTTCTACGCGATGCGGCTGCCGTACGGCGTCCAGGCGGACGAGAAGGACGCCCAGCGGGCGCTGGAGTTCATCCGCGCGGACCGGGAGCTGACCGTCGACATCCGCCCGGCGAGCGATGCGGCGCTGCGGGCCGCGATGGACGGCGGGCTGGTCTTCCGTGACGCCCACCACCAGGATTTCGTCCAGGGCAACATCAAGGCGCGCCAGCGCATGATCGCGCAGTACGCCGTCGCGGGCGCCCATGACGGCCTGGTCGTGGGCACCGACCACGCGGCCGAGGCGGTCTCCGGCTTCTTCACGAAGTTCGGTGACGGCGCGGCCGATGTGGTGCCGCTCACCGGGCTGACCAAGCGCCGGGTGCGCGCGGTGGCGGCGGCGCTGGGCGCCCCCGGCGAGCTGGTGCACAAGGTGCCGACGGCCGACCTGGAGACCCTTGACCCGGGCAAGCCGGACGAGGACGCGCTCGGTGTGAGCTACGACCAGATCGACGACTACCTGGAGGGCCACCCGGTCGACGCCGCGGCCGCCTACGCCATCGTCCGCCGCTACCGCCTCACCGAGCACAAGCGGGCGCTGCCGATCGCGCCCTGA
- a CDS encoding GH25 family lysozyme → MLHGVDVSAYNTSYSAEGLDFVFVKATEGRSYINPHQSAQASKARKAGCVVGFYHFLWPGNIAAQAKYFVEKCASVQGDLLACDWERTGEGTYASNAQKDQFLHAVKKLRPTHRVLLYCNRDFWLNHDTTSYAADGLWIADYVSAGHPRIKAKWRFHQYTDQPLDKDVADFSTKAALKKWAHPA, encoded by the coding sequence ATGCTGCATGGTGTCGATGTCAGCGCCTACAACACCTCGTACTCCGCCGAGGGGCTGGACTTCGTTTTCGTGAAGGCGACCGAAGGCCGCTCCTACATCAATCCGCACCAGTCCGCACAGGCGTCAAAGGCCCGTAAAGCGGGCTGCGTGGTGGGTTTCTACCACTTTCTGTGGCCGGGCAATATCGCCGCCCAGGCGAAATACTTCGTCGAGAAATGCGCATCGGTCCAGGGCGACCTCCTCGCCTGTGACTGGGAGCGCACCGGCGAGGGGACCTACGCGAGCAATGCGCAGAAGGACCAGTTCCTGCACGCAGTGAAGAAGCTGCGTCCCACCCACCGCGTGCTGCTCTACTGCAACCGCGATTTCTGGCTGAACCACGACACCACGTCCTACGCGGCCGACGGCCTGTGGATCGCCGATTACGTCTCCGCCGGACATCCGCGGATCAAGGCGAAGTGGCGCTTCCACCAGTACACCGACCAGCCGCTGGACAAGGACGTCGCGGACTTCTCGACCAAGGCCGCCCTGAAGAAGTGGGCGCACCCGGCATAA
- a CDS encoding glycosyltransferase family 4 protein, producing MKITLLLHNAYAIGGTIRTTFNLAAALADRHDVEIVSMLRHREVPRFTVDPRVRLVPLVDTRVGSEDMADPLFGEPARDFPLAEKRHHQYSRLTDVRAAEFLRTTEADVLIGTRPGINVYLARFGPRRALRIAQEHLRHDAHSKRLRAELARHYRTLDALVTTTEADAAVYRSRMPLPGVRVLAVPNIVPAPDGPPSEGTSKVIAAAGRLVRGKRFDLLIEAFSAVAAKHPDWRLRIHGGGAERAQLQGLIDGLGLNGQAELTGPRSPIEAEFAKASIVASASDAESFGMTLVEAMRCGVPVVSTDCPLGPAEIIHDGTDGLLVPRGDGRAMAGALLRLIEDPQRRRDMAGAALESSHRYDPEPIAERYELLFQELRSTRAARAWRRTLARARAVARRVVRRALRR from the coding sequence ATGAAGATCACCCTCCTGCTGCACAACGCGTACGCCATCGGCGGCACCATCCGCACCACCTTCAACCTCGCCGCCGCGCTCGCCGACCGGCACGACGTCGAGATCGTCTCGATGCTGCGGCACCGCGAGGTCCCGCGCTTCACGGTGGACCCCCGGGTGCGGCTGGTGCCGCTGGTGGACACCCGCGTCGGCAGCGAGGACATGGCCGATCCGCTGTTCGGTGAGCCCGCGCGGGACTTCCCGCTCGCCGAGAAGCGGCACCACCAGTACAGCCGGCTGACCGATGTCCGGGCCGCGGAGTTCCTGCGCACCACCGAGGCCGACGTGCTGATCGGCACCCGGCCCGGCATCAACGTCTACCTGGCGCGGTTCGGCCCCCGCCGGGCCCTGCGGATCGCCCAGGAGCATCTGAGACACGACGCGCACAGCAAGCGGCTCCGGGCCGAACTCGCCCGCCACTACCGGACGCTGGACGCCCTGGTCACCACCACCGAGGCGGATGCCGCGGTCTACCGCTCGCGGATGCCGCTGCCGGGCGTACGGGTCCTGGCGGTGCCGAACATCGTGCCCGCACCGGACGGGCCGCCGTCCGAGGGCACCTCGAAGGTGATCGCGGCGGCCGGCCGGCTGGTCCGCGGCAAGCGCTTCGACCTGCTGATCGAGGCGTTCTCCGCGGTCGCCGCCAAGCACCCCGACTGGCGGCTGCGGATACACGGCGGCGGCGCCGAGCGCGCACAGCTCCAGGGGCTGATCGACGGGCTCGGGCTGAACGGGCAGGCGGAGCTGACCGGGCCGCGTTCCCCGATAGAGGCGGAGTTCGCCAAGGCGTCGATCGTCGCCTCGGCCTCGGACGCCGAGTCCTTCGGCATGACCCTCGTCGAGGCGATGCGGTGCGGCGTGCCCGTCGTCAGCACCGACTGCCCGCTGGGCCCGGCCGAGATCATTCACGACGGTACGGACGGGCTGCTGGTGCCGCGCGGCGACGGCCGGGCGATGGCCGGTGCGCTCCTCCGGCTCATCGAGGACCCGCAGCGCCGCCGCGACATGGCCGGGGCCGCGCTGGAGAGTTCGCACCGCTACGACCCGGAGCCGATCGCCGAGCGCTATGAGCTCCTTTTCCAGGAGCTCCGGTCGACGCGTGCCGCCCGCGCCTGGCGGCGCACCCTCGCGCGGGCCCGCGCCGTCGCGCGGCGGGTGGTGCGGCGGGCCCTGCGGCGCTGA
- a CDS encoding response regulator transcription factor, translating into MTHSVLLAEDDRPIRTALERALTLEGYRVTAVADGIQALAAAHRERPDVILLDVMMPGIDGLQVCQVLRAEQDRTPILMLTARVETADRIAGLDAGADDYVVKPFEVEEVFARLRALLRRTTTGAAADESGAGAGSAAAGETEGAEEAYDARVADSGVVEAADLRIDGPSRRAWRGERELELTRTEFELLELLARNAGIVLDHSTIYDRIWGYDFGPGSKNLAVYVGYLRRKVDVPGSRPLIHTVRGVGYVLRED; encoded by the coding sequence GTGACCCATTCCGTACTGCTCGCCGAGGACGACCGGCCCATCCGCACCGCGCTGGAGCGTGCCCTGACCCTGGAGGGATACCGGGTCACCGCCGTCGCCGACGGGATCCAGGCCCTCGCCGCCGCGCACCGCGAGCGGCCCGATGTGATCCTGCTGGACGTGATGATGCCGGGGATCGACGGGCTGCAGGTGTGCCAGGTGCTGCGGGCCGAGCAGGACCGCACCCCGATCCTGATGCTCACCGCCCGGGTCGAGACCGCGGACCGGATCGCCGGTCTGGACGCCGGTGCGGACGACTACGTGGTCAAGCCGTTCGAGGTGGAGGAGGTCTTCGCCCGGCTGCGGGCGCTGCTGCGGCGGACGACAACGGGAGCGGCCGCGGACGAGAGCGGCGCGGGCGCCGGTTCCGCTGCGGCGGGCGAGACCGAGGGGGCCGAGGAGGCGTACGACGCGCGGGTGGCGGACAGCGGTGTCGTCGAGGCCGCTGACCTGCGGATCGACGGGCCCTCGCGCCGCGCCTGGCGAGGCGAGCGCGAGCTGGAGCTGACCCGGACCGAGTTCGAGCTGCTGGAGCTGCTGGCCCGCAACGCCGGAATCGTCCTGGACCATTCGACGATCTACGACCGGATCTGGGGCTACGACTTCGGCCCCGGCTCGAAGAACCTCGCGGTGTACGTGGGCTATCTGCGGCGCAAGGTCGATGTCCCGGGCAGCCGCCCGCTGATCCACACGGTGCGTGGCGTCGGTTACGTGCTGCGGGAGGACTGA
- a CDS encoding HAMP domain-containing sensor histidine kinase, producing the protein MSPARDRPGAGPRTPAGPRLWARLRARLRARARSWRRGGSAAWLRTRRPASLRTAVAVAFAMGAAAVTVLVGFLSYDAAARLVRVDERSVFSQVVRDLRTQVQEKPFEPTDYTTVDPDHDGPRDDLTRPTRTDVQILGADGRIVEAGRPPLPAGTGERRVAGDARAGHLAEREAEIGDEEYHVATVALGGGRGAVQVAQKFSETEDLLSALQQRTALLAAAVIALSGAGGWWLARRITGRLVRLTSVAEKVAEHGRLDVPVPVAGRDEVARLGRAFDDMLGRLASAVQDQQRLVQDAGHELRTPLTSLRTNISLLKRFDELPPDARDELLADLAGEARELSDLVNELVDLAAGQRDDDPLSEVSLAEVAEKAAASARRRTGREITVRTVRPAVVEGRSAALHRALTNLLENAAKFDAGGTEPIEVVVTGARIEVLDRGPGIADADLTRVFDRFYRAAAARGLPGSGLGLAIVREIATAHGGHAFAARRAGGGAILGFTVGRGKNDGKGAGAPMGAGVPGA; encoded by the coding sequence ATGTCCCCGGCCCGCGACCGGCCCGGCGCCGGGCCGCGCACCCCGGCCGGCCCCCGGCTGTGGGCTCGGCTGCGCGCCCGGCTGCGGGCTCGGGCACGTTCCTGGCGCAGGGGCGGATCGGCCGCCTGGCTGCGCACCCGTAGACCCGCCAGTCTGCGCACCGCCGTCGCGGTGGCGTTCGCCATGGGGGCGGCCGCGGTGACCGTCCTGGTCGGGTTCCTCAGCTACGACGCGGCGGCCCGGCTGGTGCGGGTCGACGAGAGGTCGGTGTTCTCGCAGGTCGTACGGGATCTGCGGACCCAGGTCCAGGAAAAGCCGTTCGAGCCCACCGACTACACGACCGTCGACCCCGACCACGACGGGCCGCGCGACGACCTCACCCGGCCCACCCGTACCGATGTGCAGATCCTGGGCGCCGACGGCCGGATCGTGGAGGCGGGGCGCCCGCCCCTGCCGGCCGGTACCGGGGAACGCCGGGTCGCCGGTGACGCGCGCGCCGGCCACCTCGCCGAGCGGGAAGCGGAGATCGGCGACGAGGAGTACCACGTCGCGACCGTGGCACTCGGCGGCGGCCGCGGTGCCGTACAGGTCGCGCAGAAGTTCAGCGAGACCGAGGATCTGCTCTCCGCCCTGCAGCAGCGCACCGCCCTGCTGGCCGCCGCGGTCATCGCGCTGTCCGGCGCGGGCGGCTGGTGGCTGGCGCGCCGCATCACCGGCCGGCTGGTGCGGCTGACCTCGGTCGCCGAGAAGGTGGCGGAGCACGGACGACTGGACGTCCCGGTCCCGGTGGCGGGACGGGACGAGGTCGCCCGGCTGGGGCGGGCCTTCGACGACATGCTCGGCCGGCTGGCCAGCGCCGTCCAGGACCAGCAGCGCCTCGTCCAGGACGCCGGCCACGAGCTGCGCACCCCGCTGACCTCGCTCCGTACGAATATCTCGCTGCTGAAGCGCTTCGACGAGCTGCCGCCGGACGCCCGCGACGAGCTGTTGGCCGACCTGGCGGGCGAGGCCCGGGAACTCAGCGATCTGGTCAATGAGCTGGTGGACCTGGCGGCCGGGCAGCGGGACGACGACCCGCTCTCGGAGGTGAGCCTGGCCGAGGTCGCCGAGAAGGCGGCCGCCTCGGCCCGCCGCCGCACCGGCCGGGAGATCACCGTACGGACCGTGCGCCCGGCAGTGGTCGAGGGCCGCTCCGCCGCGTTGCACCGCGCGCTCACCAACCTCCTGGAGAACGCCGCCAAATTCGACGCCGGCGGGACGGAGCCGATCGAGGTCGTCGTCACCGGGGCCCGCATCGAGGTCCTGGACCGCGGCCCCGGCATCGCCGACGCCGACCTCACCCGGGTCTTCGACCGCTTCTACCGGGCCGCGGCGGCCCGCGGTCTGCCGGGTTCCGGACTCGGCCTCGCCATCGTCCGCGAGATCGCCACCGCCCACGGCGGCCATGCGTTCGCCGCGCGGCGGGCCGGGGGTGGCGCGATCCTGGGCTTCACGGTCGGGAGGGGAAAGAACGACGGCAAGGGAGCCGGAGCACCGATGGGGGCCGGGGTGCCGGGGGCGTAG
- a CDS encoding M56 family metallopeptidase has protein sequence MIVAVWIPLLMPLLAVPAARRLAESLPPRAAAWLLTGCAVALAGCTTAALGLLLTAGALRLSPVAALDHLSLPLLGSDPAASVPAAGAAAGLLGATALAVVHRMRRHHTELRTARLATDAHPTSGDLCVLPHAAPDAYALPGRPGRVVVTAGMLRALPPDEREALFAHERAHLAGRHHLFLLTAALAAVCHPLLRYLRAPLAYALERWADETAASRVGDRRVTARAIGRAALAARPAAAAAHRPGTVLAATTGPVPRRVAALLAPERPPGHPPTRAVLRGRRLIAAALLACVAFSAAAALDAATDLHETVEVAQGEAAR, from the coding sequence GCCGCCGCGCGCCGCGGCCTGGCTGCTGACCGGCTGTGCGGTCGCACTGGCCGGCTGTACGACCGCGGCGCTCGGCCTGCTGCTGACCGCCGGGGCGCTGCGACTGTCGCCGGTCGCCGCTCTGGACCATCTCTCCCTGCCACTGCTGGGCAGCGATCCGGCCGCGTCGGTCCCCGCCGCCGGTGCCGCCGCCGGTCTGCTCGGCGCCACCGCCCTCGCCGTCGTCCATCGCATGCGCCGCCACCACACCGAACTCCGCACCGCCCGCCTCGCCACCGACGCCCACCCCACCTCCGGCGATCTGTGCGTCCTGCCGCACGCCGCGCCCGACGCCTACGCCCTGCCGGGACGGCCGGGCCGGGTGGTGGTCACGGCCGGGATGCTGCGGGCGCTGCCCCCGGACGAGCGGGAGGCGCTGTTCGCCCATGAGCGCGCCCATCTCGCGGGCCGGCACCATCTCTTCCTGCTCACGGCCGCGCTGGCCGCGGTCTGCCACCCCCTGCTCCGGTACCTGCGCGCCCCGCTGGCCTACGCCCTGGAACGCTGGGCCGACGAAACCGCCGCCTCCCGGGTGGGCGACCGCCGCGTCACCGCCCGCGCCATCGGCCGCGCCGCGCTGGCCGCCCGCCCCGCCGCCGCGGCCGCACACCGCCCCGGCACCGTCCTCGCCGCGACCACCGGCCCGGTCCCCCGCCGCGTCGCCGCCCTACTGGCCCCCGAGCGGCCCCCGGGCCACCCTCCGACACGCGCCGTCCTCCGGGGCCGTCGGCTGATCGCGGCGGCCCTGCTCGCCTGCGTCGCCTTCTCCGCGGCCGCCGCCCTGGACGCCGCAACGGATCTGCACGAGACGGTGGAGGTGGCTCAAGGGGAGGCGGCACGCTGA